Proteins from a single region of Rhipicephalus sanguineus isolate Rsan-2018 chromosome 5, BIME_Rsan_1.4, whole genome shotgun sequence:
- the LOC119393295 gene encoding uncharacterized protein LOC119393295 yields the protein MTARAATIPTIPTRHINPVTARRQGGRHAVGHGPIEALTSGESGSFWNLALVIWQQRLQRFFARVFSNVAGHWRMFVSKASRYAFRISHNVYFDNQLKTGKDRVVSSSAFALSTVGILLSAFGLRQMGHNQKWIERG from the exons ATGACCGCTCGCGCTGCTACGATTCCTACGATTCCGACGCGCCACATAAATCCAGTTACAGCCAGACGACAAGGCGGTAGGCATGCGGTAGGGCACGGGCCGATCGAAGCGCTCACAAGCGGAGAATCCGGAAGTTTCTGGAATCTGGCACTCGTGATCTGGCAACAACGCTTGCAGCGTTTCTTTGCGAGGGTCTTCTCCAACGTAGCTG GCCACTGGAGGATGTTTGTATCGAAAGCCAGCCGCTACGCCTTCAGGATTTCGCAC AATGTCTACTTTGACAACCAGCTGAAAACGGGGAAGGACCGTGTCGTGTCATCGTCGGCATTTGCACTGTCTACTGTGGGCATTCTGCTGTCTGCCTTCGGCCTCCGACAGATGGGTCACAACCAGAAATGGATCGAGCGCGGCTGA